In one Mycobacterium sp. NBC_00419 genomic region, the following are encoded:
- a CDS encoding SDR family NAD(P)-dependent oxidoreductase codes for MDFAEQYGPWALVAGASDGVGAAFADELAARGVNVVLLARRQAVLDDVAAGIRERHGVETRTLAIDLAEPGAAAAVAATTTYLAVGFLVYCAGADPAFSPFLSNSLAAAEAMVQRNCVVPMQLCHHFAPAMVERGSGGIVILGSGAGFLGGPNMVAYGATKAFDMVFAEALWSELHPKGVDVIGLILGKTDTPALRKLEHERGRLASLDEPPPDTDRVEGVIAAAFDNLANGPTVLVGEQLRGVGQLLAAMDRNDAVGLMAQAIESAMGAD; via the coding sequence ATGGACTTCGCTGAACAGTACGGGCCGTGGGCGCTGGTGGCCGGCGCCTCCGACGGAGTGGGCGCCGCTTTCGCCGACGAACTGGCAGCCCGGGGTGTCAACGTGGTGTTACTGGCCCGGCGCCAGGCCGTGCTCGACGACGTCGCCGCCGGAATACGGGAGAGGCACGGCGTCGAAACACGCACGCTGGCAATCGATCTTGCCGAGCCGGGGGCTGCCGCCGCGGTCGCAGCAACCACCACGTATCTGGCAGTCGGCTTTCTGGTGTACTGCGCGGGCGCCGACCCGGCTTTCAGTCCGTTCCTATCGAACTCGCTGGCCGCCGCCGAGGCCATGGTTCAGCGCAACTGTGTGGTGCCGATGCAGCTGTGCCACCACTTCGCCCCGGCGATGGTCGAGCGGGGCAGCGGCGGGATCGTCATCCTGGGATCGGGAGCCGGCTTCCTCGGCGGACCCAACATGGTGGCCTACGGCGCGACGAAGGCCTTCGACATGGTGTTCGCCGAAGCACTGTGGAGCGAGCTGCACCCCAAGGGAGTCGACGTGATCGGCCTGATCCTGGGCAAAACCGACACCCCCGCGCTGCGCAAGCTCGAACACGAGCGCGGCAGGCTGGCCTCACTCGACGAGCCGCCGCCGGACACCGACAGGGTCGAGGGTGTGATCGCGGCCGCGTTCGACAACCTCGCCAACGGGCCCACTGTGCTCGTCGGTGAGCAGTTGCGGGGCGTCGGTCAGCTGCTGGCGGCGATGGACCGCAACGACGCGGTCGGCTTGATGGCCCAAGCCATCGAATCCGCGATGGGTGCCGACTAA
- a CDS encoding DNA-binding protein → MAVDELDQLLQDRFSLSRSDLIAALKTLPAHRPWAASLTAAEAQLLDDAGFVEDPDAYTEIAVDVIGHMARLINTAYSAAAVAAGLGVNESRVRQRRLARSLWAIEDNGAWVFPVIQFDLVTTEGREVLKQVRGLDQVLSALPIDLHPTAVAGFLLTPQEDLTIGGQPRSVRDWLSSGGAVEPVLRLVDRGEWAGR, encoded by the coding sequence ATGGCTGTCGATGAGCTAGACCAGCTGCTGCAGGACCGGTTCAGCCTGAGTCGGTCGGATTTGATTGCTGCGCTGAAGACGCTGCCGGCGCACCGCCCGTGGGCGGCGTCGTTGACTGCGGCGGAAGCCCAGCTGTTGGACGACGCCGGCTTCGTCGAAGATCCCGACGCCTACACCGAGATCGCCGTCGATGTGATCGGGCACATGGCCCGGCTGATCAATACCGCTTATTCTGCCGCGGCGGTTGCCGCGGGTTTGGGGGTCAACGAGTCCCGGGTCCGGCAACGCCGCCTGGCGCGTTCGCTGTGGGCGATCGAGGACAACGGCGCCTGGGTTTTTCCGGTGATTCAGTTCGACCTTGTGACCACGGAGGGCCGAGAAGTCCTCAAACAGGTCCGCGGGCTTGACCAGGTGTTGTCCGCATTGCCGATCGATCTACACCCGACGGCGGTGGCAGGCTTTTTGCTGACTCCGCAGGAGGACCTGACTATCGGTGGGCAACCCCGCAGTGTGCGCGACTGGCTCAGCAGCGGCGGCGCCGTCGAGCCGGTACTGCGCCTGGTTGACAGGGGCGAGTGGGCAGGCCGTTGA
- a CDS encoding cutinase family protein, with translation MFSRLAPAVLAAAIGVAGLATGTAAAASSCADYHWIGAAGSGQRDGAGVAANGGMGDVVYQSYQQLRGELLASGRTIDAEAVQYPAAAVPLEGGLGGWLDFLGSVGDGTDAVAKQFTAFTERCPDTKVVLAGYSQGAMVVHRNLYDLAGDPRVAAALLIADGDRLPVDTTVNLGSTTLAPSRGKGVAQEHSLLASTNTSMLPPAIGARTVSVCDVGDPVCDYDSDTAAVSDTAIAIHTAYAPAVSGTHAWGGPLYNLVMSAVAPSASTVALTAG, from the coding sequence GTGTTCAGCCGTTTGGCCCCGGCAGTGCTGGCGGCCGCGATCGGGGTGGCCGGGCTGGCCACCGGTACCGCTGCCGCCGCCTCGTCGTGCGCCGACTACCACTGGATCGGCGCCGCCGGATCGGGGCAGCGCGACGGAGCAGGCGTCGCCGCCAACGGCGGCATGGGCGACGTGGTGTACCAGTCCTACCAGCAGCTGCGAGGCGAATTGCTCGCCAGCGGACGCACCATCGACGCCGAGGCCGTGCAGTACCCGGCCGCGGCCGTCCCGCTCGAGGGCGGTCTGGGCGGGTGGCTGGACTTCCTCGGCAGTGTGGGCGACGGAACTGACGCCGTCGCCAAGCAGTTCACAGCCTTCACCGAGCGGTGCCCTGACACCAAGGTCGTGCTGGCCGGGTATTCGCAGGGCGCGATGGTCGTGCACCGAAATCTCTACGACCTCGCCGGTGACCCGCGGGTGGCCGCCGCGTTGTTGATCGCCGACGGCGACCGGCTGCCCGTCGACACCACCGTCAACCTCGGTTCGACGACGCTCGCCCCGAGCCGCGGCAAGGGAGTCGCCCAGGAGCACTCACTGCTCGCCTCGACCAACACCTCGATGCTCCCGCCGGCCATCGGCGCGCGCACGGTCAGCGTCTGCGACGTCGGCGACCCGGTGTGCGACTACGACTCCGACACCGCCGCGGTGTCCGACACCGCGATCGCGATCCACACCGCGTACGCGCCCGCCGTGAGTGGCACCCACGCCTGGGGCGGGCCGCTGTACAACCTGGTGATGAGTGCCGTTGCCCCGTCGGCGTCGACGGTCGCGCTGACCGCCGGCTGA
- a CDS encoding DUF1254 domain-containing protein: MTSGKYTAGRYWVQAGVVAAGLAAALLGGAAVANAAPGDDTGHTPSAGSAHGGSARAAAKAGHAGPTPGASRRAAAAAAVSDTATPTQAVTRLPRSTGSSARVTLSIPAATPSTDQSAPAAQPAQQQASSTTGFIGPVRAAIIAAQAYIYGYPLMEYERVRQTVTALNTIYSLTSFASPDVDPIWKAIGGGKRPNTDTFYSLAELDLSSGPVVLSIPDMGDRYFSFQLTDPYTNVVDYIGSRTTGTGPGTYAIVWTGGPQGSIPVGAQVVEVPYSSILMLGRTLAGDAADQQQAIALIDQYSLTPSGGTPPAGPQPQPGLDYLDAISAAMAASPPPARDDPQLATLARIGVGPGRTVAGAGLGPLSRLAADLAVKATAALLPALANLTQLVSAVQHRGWAIPDSSIGNFGTDYVLRAGVAQVGLIANTPDEAMYSSALLDSQLLPLNGCSSYTLHFAPGQAPPSDAFWSVTVYDGDGNLVPNSENRYSVSSSRPDELRTRSDGSIDIIFSTTDPGDPTANWLPIPAGSFGVYLRNYVPQQAALDGSWTPPGIQRR; the protein is encoded by the coding sequence GTGACATCTGGCAAATACACCGCGGGCAGGTACTGGGTGCAAGCCGGTGTGGTCGCTGCGGGGCTCGCGGCCGCGCTCCTCGGTGGGGCCGCGGTGGCCAATGCCGCGCCCGGCGATGACACCGGCCATACCCCTTCGGCGGGCTCGGCACACGGTGGCAGTGCGCGGGCGGCGGCCAAGGCGGGTCACGCCGGGCCGACTCCCGGTGCGTCACGCCGCGCGGCTGCGGCCGCCGCGGTATCCGACACCGCAACGCCGACGCAGGCCGTGACGCGCCTGCCGCGCAGTACCGGATCGTCGGCCAGGGTCACGCTGAGCATCCCCGCCGCGACGCCCAGCACGGATCAGTCGGCCCCCGCCGCCCAGCCGGCTCAGCAGCAGGCCTCGTCCACCACCGGCTTCATCGGCCCGGTGCGGGCCGCGATCATCGCCGCGCAGGCCTACATCTACGGGTATCCACTCATGGAGTACGAGCGGGTCCGCCAGACGGTGACGGCACTCAACACCATCTACTCGCTGACCAGTTTCGCCAGCCCCGACGTCGACCCGATCTGGAAGGCGATCGGCGGCGGGAAGCGACCCAATACCGACACCTTCTACTCGCTGGCGGAGCTGGACCTGTCCAGCGGCCCGGTGGTGCTGTCGATCCCTGACATGGGTGACCGCTACTTCAGTTTCCAGCTGACCGACCCGTACACCAACGTCGTGGACTACATCGGTTCGCGGACCACGGGCACCGGCCCGGGCACGTACGCCATCGTCTGGACGGGCGGTCCGCAGGGCAGTATTCCGGTGGGCGCACAGGTCGTCGAAGTGCCCTACAGCAGCATCCTGATGCTGGGTCGCACGCTGGCCGGAGACGCCGCCGATCAACAGCAGGCGATCGCCCTCATCGATCAGTACTCGCTGACCCCGTCCGGCGGCACCCCACCCGCGGGCCCGCAACCCCAGCCGGGCCTGGACTATCTGGATGCCATCAGCGCCGCCATGGCGGCCAGTCCGCCGCCCGCGCGCGACGACCCGCAGCTGGCCACACTGGCGCGGATCGGGGTGGGCCCGGGCCGGACCGTGGCCGGCGCCGGGCTCGGACCGTTGTCGCGGCTGGCCGCCGATCTGGCCGTAAAGGCAACGGCGGCATTGCTTCCCGCGCTGGCGAACCTGACCCAGCTGGTGTCGGCAGTTCAGCACCGGGGCTGGGCCATTCCGGACTCCTCGATCGGCAACTTCGGTACCGACTATGTGCTTCGCGCCGGTGTCGCCCAGGTCGGGCTGATCGCCAACACCCCCGATGAAGCGATGTACTCCTCTGCCCTACTGGACTCACAGCTGTTGCCGTTGAACGGGTGTAGTTCCTACACACTGCATTTCGCGCCCGGACAGGCGCCGCCGTCGGATGCGTTCTGGTCGGTGACGGTCTACGACGGCGACGGCAATCTGGTGCCGAACTCCGAGAACCGCTACAGCGTCAGCAGTAGCCGACCCGACGAACTCCGCACCCGCTCCGACGGGTCGATCGACATCATCTTCTCCACGACCGATCCGGGTGACCCGACGGCCAACTGGCTGCCGATCCCGGCCGGGTCGTTCGGGGTCTATCTGCGCAACTACGTGCCGCAGCAGGCCGCGCTCGACGGGAGCTGGACACCGCCGGGAATCCAACGGCGCTGA
- the sodN gene encoding superoxide dismutase, Ni has product MLQRLFANATEAHAHCDLYCGVYDPAQAKIEALSCLKTLQKYHDSDDDHFKTRAIIIKEQRAEEVKHHLTVLWADFFTKEHFEQFPNLHQLFWDGVHGAGDVKKSLDVAVAEKLLDTIEKISDIFWQTEKAKGMGVYPPAK; this is encoded by the coding sequence ATGCTGCAACGACTTTTCGCCAACGCCACCGAAGCCCATGCCCACTGCGATCTGTACTGCGGCGTCTACGACCCCGCCCAGGCCAAGATCGAGGCGCTCTCCTGCCTGAAGACGCTCCAGAAGTACCACGACTCCGACGACGACCACTTCAAGACCCGCGCGATCATCATCAAGGAGCAGCGGGCCGAAGAGGTCAAGCATCACCTGACGGTGCTGTGGGCCGACTTCTTCACCAAGGAGCATTTCGAGCAGTTCCCGAACCTGCACCAGCTGTTCTGGGACGGCGTGCACGGCGCCGGTGACGTCAAGAAGTCGCTGGACGTGGCCGTCGCCGAGAAGCTGCTCGACACCATCGAGAAGATCTCCGACATCTTCTGGCAGACCGAGAAGGCCAAGGGCATGGGGGTCTACCCGCCCGCCAAGTAA
- a CDS encoding RES family NAD+ phosphorylase, producing the protein MLPDPPDPATLRGLGFQDGETRVVGPGEVWWRAHFTEGAHVLPWNGFRTFGPVLRFDPHRLPQGEDLTKGVWYGASTPDAALGELFQTDRVIDRHRNRPYLTALSFTRPLTVLDVATDSDGAWITRVGGTYAVSTAPHAITQRWARATAAAFPEVDGIRYNSRYAGRVCLALFLPAKTAMPPRPELSLPLDHPALTNRLAPAAQRLGYLLI; encoded by the coding sequence ATGTTGCCCGATCCCCCGGATCCGGCAACACTGCGCGGCCTGGGTTTTCAAGACGGCGAGACCCGCGTGGTCGGTCCTGGCGAGGTGTGGTGGCGCGCCCACTTCACCGAGGGTGCGCATGTGCTGCCGTGGAACGGGTTTCGGACATTTGGTCCGGTGCTTCGCTTTGATCCTCATCGGCTGCCCCAAGGCGAAGACCTTACGAAGGGGGTGTGGTACGGGGCCTCGACTCCCGACGCCGCCCTCGGCGAGCTGTTCCAAACCGACCGGGTGATCGATCGACACCGCAACAGGCCCTATTTGACCGCGCTGTCTTTCACGCGCCCGTTGACAGTTCTCGACGTTGCCACCGACAGCGATGGTGCCTGGATCACCCGTGTCGGCGGCACCTACGCGGTGTCAACAGCGCCACACGCGATCACTCAGAGATGGGCGCGCGCGACCGCGGCCGCCTTCCCCGAAGTCGACGGCATCCGCTACAACAGCCGCTACGCCGGTCGCGTCTGCTTGGCCCTGTTCTTGCCTGCCAAGACGGCGATGCCGCCTAGGCCCGAACTCTCGCTGCCGCTCGACCACCCCGCCTTGACCAACCGCCTAGCGCCCGCCGCCCAACGCCTCGGATACCTGCTCATCTGA
- a CDS encoding NUDIX hydrolase: protein MAITYDETLREQIQRHLTGHERRTVSDPAKRHAAVAVVLVDSEFGEDRVDPADVDDWIDGRPMEDGLDGRMVDVSGGASFFLCRRASRLRAHAAQWALPGGRLDPGETVIEAALRELDEEVGVQLPESSVLGLLDDYPTRSGYVITPVVIWGGGRLDPRPAPDEVVAVYRVGLHQLQREDSPRFVSIEESPRPVVQIPLGNDLIHAPTGAVLLQLRWLCLEGRHDPVDELEQPLFAWK from the coding sequence GTGGCGATCACCTACGACGAGACGCTGCGTGAGCAGATCCAGCGCCATCTGACCGGCCATGAGCGCCGCACCGTGTCCGACCCGGCCAAGCGGCATGCCGCGGTCGCCGTGGTGCTCGTGGATTCCGAGTTCGGCGAGGACCGGGTGGACCCCGCTGACGTCGACGACTGGATCGACGGGCGGCCGATGGAAGACGGACTCGACGGCCGGATGGTCGACGTATCCGGTGGTGCGTCGTTCTTCCTGTGCCGCAGGGCCTCCCGGTTGCGGGCGCACGCCGCGCAGTGGGCACTGCCCGGCGGGCGCCTGGACCCCGGCGAAACCGTGATCGAGGCCGCGCTGCGCGAACTCGACGAAGAAGTGGGTGTGCAACTACCGGAGTCCTCGGTGCTGGGTCTGCTCGACGACTACCCGACCCGGTCGGGGTACGTCATCACACCGGTGGTCATCTGGGGCGGCGGTCGGCTGGATCCGCGCCCGGCACCCGACGAGGTGGTCGCCGTCTACCGCGTCGGCCTGCACCAGCTGCAGCGCGAGGATTCGCCGCGGTTCGTCAGCATCGAGGAAAGCCCCCGGCCGGTGGTACAGATCCCGTTGGGCAACGACCTCATCCATGCCCCCACCGGCGCGGTGCTGCTGCAGCTGCGGTGGCTGTGCCTGGAGGGCCGCCACGACCCGGTCGACGAACTCGAGCAACCACTGTTCGCCTGGAAGTAG
- a CDS encoding CopG family transcriptional regulator — protein sequence MAMTLRLTDEQDRALTLLAEADGVSKQEAACRAIVDAAARRTHDAQVRELSARGRTRYADLLDRLSQ from the coding sequence ATGGCTATGACCTTGCGTTTGACCGACGAGCAGGACCGTGCTCTCACCCTGCTGGCAGAGGCGGACGGGGTCAGTAAACAGGAGGCCGCCTGTCGGGCGATCGTTGACGCGGCCGCCCGTCGCACTCACGATGCACAGGTGCGAGAACTCTCCGCCCGGGGCCGCACACGCTACGCAGACCTGCTCGACCGCCTGTCGCAGTGA
- a CDS encoding nuclear transport factor 2 family protein — protein MTTEQQDRQDISDLLIRYATGIDRRDWPLFRTVFTPDCHCDYGEIGVWDGVEAITEFMDVAHAGAGHLLHRITNQVIDVDGDRATTRSYVDVWVMAADNASGVNASGFYDDEIVRTDDGWRIARRVFTSVRIAFRDKG, from the coding sequence GTGACGACCGAACAGCAAGACCGGCAGGATATCTCGGACCTGCTGATTCGCTACGCCACCGGAATCGACCGCCGGGACTGGCCACTGTTTCGCACCGTGTTCACCCCGGACTGCCACTGCGACTACGGCGAGATCGGGGTGTGGGATGGCGTCGAGGCCATCACCGAGTTCATGGATGTCGCCCACGCCGGGGCGGGGCACCTGTTGCACCGCATCACCAATCAGGTGATCGACGTCGATGGCGACCGGGCGACCACCCGCAGCTACGTCGACGTGTGGGTGATGGCCGCAGACAACGCATCTGGTGTCAACGCATCTGGCTTCTACGACGACGAGATCGTCCGCACCGACGACGGCTGGCGCATCGCCCGGCGAGTCTTCACCTCGGTGCGTATCGCGTTCCGGGACAAGGGGTAG
- a CDS encoding type II toxin-antitoxin system death-on-curing family toxin encodes MSIVYLSLEDLLALADDLGCLHVRDIGLLDSAAHRPASSPFGADAYAGVHEKAAVLLESIVRNQPLVDGNKRLGWLATYVFYEMNEYELEAPDDDAYDLIVELASGAADFHRAAAVLALWTGGRGENRRVR; translated from the coding sequence GTGAGCATCGTCTACCTGTCGCTGGAGGATCTGCTCGCCCTCGCCGACGATCTCGGCTGTCTGCACGTCCGGGACATCGGGTTGCTCGACTCGGCTGCCCATCGACCTGCGTCCTCGCCATTCGGCGCCGACGCTTACGCCGGAGTTCACGAGAAGGCGGCCGTTCTCCTGGAGTCCATCGTCCGCAACCAGCCGCTGGTCGACGGCAACAAGCGCCTCGGCTGGCTTGCGACCTACGTGTTCTACGAGATGAACGAATACGAGCTCGAGGCGCCCGACGACGACGCCTACGACTTGATCGTCGAACTGGCCTCTGGCGCGGCCGACTTCCACAGGGCCGCAGCGGTGTTGGCGCTGTGGACCGGAGGCCGCGGTGAGAACCGCAGAGTCAGATGA